In the Juglans microcarpa x Juglans regia isolate MS1-56 chromosome 6D, Jm3101_v1.0, whole genome shotgun sequence genome, one interval contains:
- the LOC121234701 gene encoding polynucleotide 3'-phosphatase ZDP isoform X2 produces the protein MLTVSRLCCLPHPLNRPQNPDSPLIFQKRFSRFQNPKRFYLFSFKKPPMPPRPPPPSHIVAEYAKSDRSSCKKCAKAIIKKALRVGIVSRDARGFDMTKWHHLDCFPVGAATVCSAEAIKGFEALQRSDQEALEKSLGRCDDSVGNGEVHKGDDDDDEENELKERDAKKAKLSTSDGEANLDVAFSVSSVKNMYKDATLQPKWKAFNTIIYLEQDDGLHNSNKIAAFDFDGTLAKTSVKRVGADAWSLMYPSVPDKLQSLYNDGYKLVIFTNESNIERWKKKRQVAVDSKIGRLNNFIKKVKVFIACGLGESSGQAADAFRKPKPGMWHIMEKHFNSGISIDIDQSFYVGDAAGRLNDHSDADIKFAQVYPIYMKNIQCLDISKASKLSVS, from the exons ATGCTAACAGTCTCCAGACTCTGCTGCTTACCCCACCCGTTGAACCGCCCCCAAAACCCCGATTCTCCACTGATCTTCCAGAAACGTTTCTCTCGCTTCCAAAACCCGAAACGTTTTTATCTCTTCTCCTTCAAAAAACCGCCAATGCCGCctcgtcctcctcctccttcccaTATTGTCGCCGAGTACGCGAAGTCGGACCGGTCCTCGTGCAAGAAGTGCGCGAAAGCGATCATCAAGAAGGCTCTCAGGGTGGGGATAGTGAGCCGGGACGCGCGAGGATTCGACATGACCAAATGGCACCACTTGGATTGCTTTCCGGTTGGAGCGGCCACGGTCTGCTCGGCCGAGGCGATTAAGGGGTTCGAGGCTTTGCAG AGAAGTGATCAGGAAGCGCTGGAGAAGTCGTTGGGTAGATGTGATGACTCCGTGGGTAATGGAGAG GTTCATAAAGgagatgacgatgatgatgaagaaaatgaacTTAAAGAAAGGGATGCAAAGAAAGCCAAG TTATCTACATCTGATGGGGAAGCTAATTTAGATGTAGCCTTCTCAGTTTCCAGCGTGAAGAACATGTACAAA gaTGCTACACTTCAACCAAAATGGAAGGCATTCAACACAATCATATATCTTGAACAg GATGATGGTCTTcacaattcaaacaaaattgcGGCATTTGATTTTGATGGAACTCTTGCCAAAACATCTGTGAAGAG AGTAGGTGCCGATGCTTGGTCCCTTATGTATCCTTCAGTCCCTGATAAGCTACAGAGCTTGTACAATGATGGCTACAAACtg GTAATCTTCACTAATGAATCAAATATTGAGCGCTGGAAGAAAAAGAGACAGGTTGCCGTGGACTCAAAAATTGGACGCCTCAACAATTTTATCAAGAAAGTGAAG GTCTTTATAGCTTGTGGGTTAGGTGAATCTTCTGGTCAAGCAGCAGATGCATTTCGTAAACCCAAACCAGGAATGTGGCATATTATGGAGAAGCACTTCAACTCTGGCATTTCCATTGATATAGATCA ATCCTTTTATGTTGGTGATGCAGCTGGGAGACTGAATGATCACAGTGATGCTGATATTAAATTTGCAcag GTATATCctatctatatgaaaaatattcagtGTTTGGATATCAGCAAGGCTAGTAAACTATCGGTTTCCTAA
- the LOC121234701 gene encoding polynucleotide 3'-phosphatase ZDP isoform X1 has translation MLTVSRLCCLPHPLNRPQNPDSPLIFQKRFSRFQNPKRFYLFSFKKPPMPPRPPPPSHIVAEYAKSDRSSCKKCAKAIIKKALRVGIVSRDARGFDMTKWHHLDCFPVGAATVCSAEAIKGFEALQRSDQEALEKSLGRCDDSVGNGEVHKGDDDDDEENELKERDAKKAKLSTSDGEANLDVAFSVSSVKNMYKDATLQPKWKAFNTIIYLEQDDGLHNSNKIAAFDFDGTLAKTSVKRVGADAWSLMYPSVPDKLQSLYNDGYKLVIFTNESNIERWKKKRQVAVDSKIGRLNNFIKKVKVPMQVFIACGLGESSGQAADAFRKPKPGMWHIMEKHFNSGISIDIDQSFYVGDAAGRLNDHSDADIKFAQVYPIYMKNIQCLDISKASKLSVS, from the exons ATGCTAACAGTCTCCAGACTCTGCTGCTTACCCCACCCGTTGAACCGCCCCCAAAACCCCGATTCTCCACTGATCTTCCAGAAACGTTTCTCTCGCTTCCAAAACCCGAAACGTTTTTATCTCTTCTCCTTCAAAAAACCGCCAATGCCGCctcgtcctcctcctccttcccaTATTGTCGCCGAGTACGCGAAGTCGGACCGGTCCTCGTGCAAGAAGTGCGCGAAAGCGATCATCAAGAAGGCTCTCAGGGTGGGGATAGTGAGCCGGGACGCGCGAGGATTCGACATGACCAAATGGCACCACTTGGATTGCTTTCCGGTTGGAGCGGCCACGGTCTGCTCGGCCGAGGCGATTAAGGGGTTCGAGGCTTTGCAG AGAAGTGATCAGGAAGCGCTGGAGAAGTCGTTGGGTAGATGTGATGACTCCGTGGGTAATGGAGAG GTTCATAAAGgagatgacgatgatgatgaagaaaatgaacTTAAAGAAAGGGATGCAAAGAAAGCCAAG TTATCTACATCTGATGGGGAAGCTAATTTAGATGTAGCCTTCTCAGTTTCCAGCGTGAAGAACATGTACAAA gaTGCTACACTTCAACCAAAATGGAAGGCATTCAACACAATCATATATCTTGAACAg GATGATGGTCTTcacaattcaaacaaaattgcGGCATTTGATTTTGATGGAACTCTTGCCAAAACATCTGTGAAGAG AGTAGGTGCCGATGCTTGGTCCCTTATGTATCCTTCAGTCCCTGATAAGCTACAGAGCTTGTACAATGATGGCTACAAACtg GTAATCTTCACTAATGAATCAAATATTGAGCGCTGGAAGAAAAAGAGACAGGTTGCCGTGGACTCAAAAATTGGACGCCTCAACAATTTTATCAAGAAAGTGAAGGTACCAATGCAG GTCTTTATAGCTTGTGGGTTAGGTGAATCTTCTGGTCAAGCAGCAGATGCATTTCGTAAACCCAAACCAGGAATGTGGCATATTATGGAGAAGCACTTCAACTCTGGCATTTCCATTGATATAGATCA ATCCTTTTATGTTGGTGATGCAGCTGGGAGACTGAATGATCACAGTGATGCTGATATTAAATTTGCAcag GTATATCctatctatatgaaaaatattcagtGTTTGGATATCAGCAAGGCTAGTAAACTATCGGTTTCCTAA
- the LOC121234701 gene encoding polynucleotide 3'-phosphatase ZDP isoform X3: MLTVSRLCCLPHPLNRPQNPDSPLIFQKRFSRFQNPKRFYLFSFKKPPMPPRPPPPSHIVAEYAKSDRSSCKKCAKAIIKKALRVGIVSRDARGFDMTKWHHLDCFPVGAATVCSAEAIKGFEALQRSDQEALEKSLGRCDDSVGNGEVHKGDDDDDEENELKERDAKKAKLSTSDGEANLDVAFSVSSVKNMYKDATLQPKWKAFNTIIYLEQDDGLHNSNKIAAFDFDGTLAKTSVKRVGADAWSLMYPSVPDKLQSLYNDGYKLVIFTNESNIERWKKKRQVAVDSKIGRLNNFIKKVKVPMQVFIACGLGESSGQAADAFRKPKPGMWHIMEKHFNSGISIDIDQSFYVGDAAGRLNDHSDADIKFAQAVGLKFYVPEEYFVS; this comes from the exons ATGCTAACAGTCTCCAGACTCTGCTGCTTACCCCACCCGTTGAACCGCCCCCAAAACCCCGATTCTCCACTGATCTTCCAGAAACGTTTCTCTCGCTTCCAAAACCCGAAACGTTTTTATCTCTTCTCCTTCAAAAAACCGCCAATGCCGCctcgtcctcctcctccttcccaTATTGTCGCCGAGTACGCGAAGTCGGACCGGTCCTCGTGCAAGAAGTGCGCGAAAGCGATCATCAAGAAGGCTCTCAGGGTGGGGATAGTGAGCCGGGACGCGCGAGGATTCGACATGACCAAATGGCACCACTTGGATTGCTTTCCGGTTGGAGCGGCCACGGTCTGCTCGGCCGAGGCGATTAAGGGGTTCGAGGCTTTGCAG AGAAGTGATCAGGAAGCGCTGGAGAAGTCGTTGGGTAGATGTGATGACTCCGTGGGTAATGGAGAG GTTCATAAAGgagatgacgatgatgatgaagaaaatgaacTTAAAGAAAGGGATGCAAAGAAAGCCAAG TTATCTACATCTGATGGGGAAGCTAATTTAGATGTAGCCTTCTCAGTTTCCAGCGTGAAGAACATGTACAAA gaTGCTACACTTCAACCAAAATGGAAGGCATTCAACACAATCATATATCTTGAACAg GATGATGGTCTTcacaattcaaacaaaattgcGGCATTTGATTTTGATGGAACTCTTGCCAAAACATCTGTGAAGAG AGTAGGTGCCGATGCTTGGTCCCTTATGTATCCTTCAGTCCCTGATAAGCTACAGAGCTTGTACAATGATGGCTACAAACtg GTAATCTTCACTAATGAATCAAATATTGAGCGCTGGAAGAAAAAGAGACAGGTTGCCGTGGACTCAAAAATTGGACGCCTCAACAATTTTATCAAGAAAGTGAAGGTACCAATGCAG GTCTTTATAGCTTGTGGGTTAGGTGAATCTTCTGGTCAAGCAGCAGATGCATTTCGTAAACCCAAACCAGGAATGTGGCATATTATGGAGAAGCACTTCAACTCTGGCATTTCCATTGATATAGATCA ATCCTTTTATGTTGGTGATGCAGCTGGGAGACTGAATGATCACAGTGATGCTGATATTAAATTTGCAcag GCCGTCGGTTTGAAATTTTATGTCCCTGAGGAGTACTTTGTTTCGTGA
- the LOC121234698 gene encoding uncharacterized protein LOC121234698 translates to MQTPQNLSLSKTLNPSFPLFLLRCPSLRPAFANPLRINTPRNPPFVRCLAGRSKKKKPAGSPPGRIEGNAEFRRAVKEGARQKSKKLAESRFYRLHKNPKNSNHADNFTEDELQEIGLGYDRMVRFMEKDDPRLRHPYDWYKYGEFGPYSWRGVVVGDPIRGRFSDERVTLISEVRDQEEWEKIEQFEMASDYGKRLNEMDESKGCKHFWVFVRHPRWRINELPWQQWTLVSEVVVEGGKGRLDKWSLMGRFGNKARALITQCAAWMRPDIIYVKRPVYQCRFEPQEEFFKGLVPLLDPSTEREFLFEVRNEDGSVELCTYFGGLCKIVRSNPKAFVDDVVKAYERLSDERKSECLAFLLNNHPTRLLHPYTKEWKAKLEEMELGCDAPDDDEDSSGGNAGETEIVDWIEDDDNDDDEEEEDEEDDEEEDNVVMDMEDEEFGDDEPGSEEDDLRGEEDKNGSRGEEDKKFWEEFRNASSSADAMEKLAKRSMEVSTEFYKQQLRTMEEAQQKGEGTNVVEQKGEEKVAEDDGDETALRGKWPKVSPQEWKYAGVGRWRRRIRKTKIPPELFLRAAIRPFSYRNLVKEIVLVRHGIVDGDFVAKASSI, encoded by the coding sequence atgcaGACTCCTCAAAACCTCTCACTGTCTAAAACCCTGAACCcatcttttcctcttttccttcTACGATGCCCATCTCTCAGACCCGCCTTTGCAAACCCTCTCCGCATCAATACCCCCCGAAACCCCCCCTTCGTCCGCTGCTTGGCCGGCCggagcaagaagaagaagcccGCTGGGTCGCCTCCCGGTCGAATCGAGGGCAACGCGGAGTTCCGGCGGGCTGTGAAGGAAGGCGCGCGGCAGAAGAGCAAAAAGCTCGCAGAGTCTCGCTTCTACCGCCTCCACAAGAACCCCAAGAACAGCAACCACGCCGATAACTTCACCGAGGACGAGCTCCAGGAGATCGGCCTTGGCTACGACCGGATGGTTCGTTTCATGGAAAAAGACGACCCCAGACTGCGCCACCCCTATGACTGGTACAAGTATGGTGAGTTTGGTCCCTACTCCTGGCGCGGCGTTGTCGTCGGGGACCCAATTCGCGGGCGCTTCTCGGACGAGCGAGTGACCTTAATTAGCGAAGTGAGGGACCAGGAAGAGTGGGAGAAGATAGAGCAATTCGAGATGGCTTCGGATTATGGGAAAAGATTGAATGAAATGGATGAGAGTAAAGGGTGTAAGCATTTCTGGGTGTTTGTGAGGCACCCCAGGTGGAGGATAAACGAACTGCCTTGGCAGCAATGGACTTTGGTGTCTGAGGTCGTGGTGGAAGGTGGGAAAGGGAGGTTGGATAAGTGGAGTCTGATGGGTAGGTTCGGGAATAAGGCGAGGGCATTGATAACCCAATGCGCGGCGTGGATGAGGCCGGATATCATATACGTGAAGAGGCCGGTGTATCAGTGCAGGTTTGAGCCCCAGGAGGAGTTTTTTAAGGGGCTGGTACCACTGCTGGATCCGAGCACGGAAAGGGAATTTTTGTTTGAGGTGAGGAATGAGGATGGGAGTGTGGAGCTGTGTACCTATTTCGGTGGGTTGTGTAAGATTGTGAGGTCGAATCCGAAGGCGTTTgtggatgatgtggtgaaggcGTATGAAAGGTTGAGTGACGAGAGGAAGTCCGAGTGTTTGGCATTTTTGTTGAACAATCATCCAACGCGATTGTTGCATCCGTATACCAAGGAGTGGAAGGCAAAATTGGaggagatggagttgggatgtGATGCCCCGGATGATGATGAGGACTCCAGTGGTGGTAATGCCGGTGAGACTGAGATAGTGGATTGGATTGAGGATGAtgacaatgatgatgatgaagaagaggaagacgaagaggatgatgaagaggaagatAATGTAGTCATGGACATGGAAGACGAAGAATTTGGAGATGACGAACCAGGTAGCGAAGAAGATGATTTGAGGGGAGAAGAGGATAAGAATGGTTCGAGGGGAGAAGAGGATAAGAAGTTCTGGGAGGAATTTCGAAATGCATCGAGCAGCGCTGATGCAATGGAGAAGTTGGCCAAACGGAGTATGGAAGTGTCTACTGAGTTCTACAAGCAGCAGTTGAGGACAATGGAAGAAGCACAGCAAAAGGGAGAAGGAACAAACGTTGTTGAGCAAAAAGGGGAAGAGAAAGTTGCAGAAGATGACGGGGATGAAACAGCTTTGAGGGGCAAATGGCCAAAAGTGAGTCCACAGGAATGGAAGTATGCGGGGGTTGGTCGATGGAGGAGAAGGATCAGGAAGACTAAGATTCCTCCGGAGCTATTTTTGCGAGCAGCAATAAGACCGTTCAGTTACAGAAATCTTGTGAAGGAGATTGTTTTGGTGAGGCATGGAATTGTGGATGGTGATTTTGTTGCCAAGGCTTCAAGCATTTGA